The proteins below come from a single Dinghuibacter silviterrae genomic window:
- a CDS encoding LptF/LptG family permease — translation MKKIDWYILKKFLSTFFFAILMFTVISVVVDISEKTDDFVRSNLSFRQIVMQYYIGFIPYIIAFLFPLFVFLAVIFFASKMAARTEVIAILSSGVSFRRYLRAFVVGGVFLGSILWWADRFIVPKANQIRTDFQAKYVDTDPYNPSQAQLNRIHFRIDPVTYAGMAFYDTLRKTGSQFYMYRLNDSDKLVYNLRAEGISWDTATKKWRLDNLIERKINGLHETVSMDIQRKVDLHLAPSELNNDFYIQDKLTTPQLDVYIKREKLRGAEGVNTLEVERYRRDATPVAVFLLTMIGACIASRKIRGGSGVHLALGIFISAVYIIANQFSTVFSTKGHLPPFWAAWIPNIIFLFVAWGLYRKAPK, via the coding sequence ATGAAAAAGATCGATTGGTACATCCTGAAAAAGTTCCTGAGTACTTTTTTCTTTGCGATCCTGATGTTCACCGTTATCTCCGTGGTGGTGGACATCAGCGAGAAGACGGATGACTTCGTGCGGTCGAACCTGAGCTTTCGTCAGATCGTCATGCAGTACTACATCGGCTTCATTCCTTATATCATCGCCTTTCTTTTCCCGCTGTTTGTTTTCCTGGCGGTGATCTTTTTTGCCTCGAAGATGGCGGCCCGGACCGAAGTGATTGCCATCCTGAGCAGCGGGGTGAGCTTCCGGCGCTACCTGCGGGCCTTTGTCGTGGGCGGGGTTTTCTTAGGATCGATCCTTTGGTGGGCGGACCGCTTTATCGTCCCCAAGGCCAACCAGATCCGGACGGACTTCCAGGCCAAATACGTGGACACCGATCCCTATAACCCTTCCCAGGCCCAGCTCAACCGGATCCATTTCCGGATCGATCCCGTGACGTATGCCGGGATGGCGTTTTACGACACCCTGCGTAAAACCGGGTCCCAGTTCTATATGTACCGGCTGAACGATTCCGACAAACTGGTCTACAACCTCCGCGCGGAGGGGATCTCCTGGGATACGGCCACCAAAAAGTGGCGGCTGGACAACCTCATCGAACGAAAGATCAACGGGCTACACGAGACCGTGAGCATGGACATCCAAAGAAAGGTCGACCTGCACCTGGCCCCCTCCGAGCTCAACAACGACTTTTACATACAGGACAAACTCACAACTCCCCAACTGGACGTGTATATCAAACGCGAAAAGCTCCGGGGCGCGGAAGGGGTGAATACCCTGGAGGTAGAGCGCTACCGGCGGGACGCCACCCCGGTGGCCGTTTTCCTGCTGACCATGATCGGGGCCTGTATCGCCAGCCGGAAGATCCGGGGAGGAAGCGGGGTCCACCTGGCGCTGGGCATTTTTATCAGCGCGGTCTACATCATCGCCAACCAGTTCTCCACCGTTTTTTCCACCAAAGGACACCTGCCCCCCTTCTGGGCGGCCTGGATACCCAATATTATCTTTTTGTTTGTCGCCTGGGGTTTGTACCGCAAGGCGCCGAAATAG
- a CDS encoding citrate (Si)-synthase, eukaryotic codes for MATVKERFKEVADKANADTKELLKEHGGKKIGEVTLSQIYQGMRGMTGLVSETSLLDANEGIRFRGYSIPELQQRLPHAPGGKEPLPEGLFHLMLIGELPTEDDVTTVSNAWARRSHVPTHVFAAIDALPVTAHPMTQFVCGIMALQTESNFAKAYAKGLNKKDYWEYVLDDAMDLIARLPRIAAYIYRRKYKNGDHIQPNGLLDWAGNLAHMLGYEDEGFKELMRLYMTIHADHEGGNVSAHTVHLVGSALSDPYLSFAAGMNGLAGPLHGLANQEVIKWIMELREELGVELPTKQQIDAYVRKTLTEGKVVPGYGHAVLRKTDPRFTAQMEFAKKHMPDDPLVNTVWNIYDTVPGILKELGKVKNPWPNVDAHSGALLVHYGLVEYEFYTVLFGVSRALGVLASLCWDRALNFPLERPKSVTTDSVHKWLKGEGEIWGE; via the coding sequence ATGGCCACAGTCAAAGAAAGGTTCAAGGAAGTAGCGGACAAGGCGAATGCGGACACCAAGGAATTGCTAAAAGAGCACGGCGGTAAAAAGATCGGGGAAGTGACCCTTTCGCAGATCTACCAGGGGATGCGTGGGATGACCGGGCTAGTGAGCGAGACCTCCCTGCTCGACGCCAACGAAGGCATCCGTTTCCGTGGCTATTCCATTCCCGAGCTGCAACAACGACTGCCCCATGCCCCCGGGGGCAAAGAACCTTTGCCCGAAGGCCTGTTTCACCTGATGCTGATCGGTGAGCTGCCCACGGAAGACGACGTGACCACCGTAAGCAACGCCTGGGCCCGGCGCAGCCACGTACCGACCCATGTATTTGCGGCCATCGACGCCCTCCCCGTCACCGCCCACCCGATGACACAGTTTGTCTGCGGGATCATGGCCCTCCAGACGGAAAGCAACTTTGCCAAGGCCTACGCCAAAGGGCTCAATAAAAAAGACTACTGGGAATACGTATTGGACGACGCCATGGACCTCATCGCCCGCCTGCCGCGTATCGCCGCTTATATCTACCGCCGCAAGTACAAGAACGGGGACCACATCCAACCCAACGGTCTCCTCGACTGGGCGGGGAACCTGGCCCACATGCTGGGATACGAAGACGAAGGTTTCAAGGAGCTGATGCGTTTGTACATGACCATCCACGCCGACCACGAAGGCGGAAACGTCTCCGCTCATACGGTGCACCTGGTGGGTTCCGCCCTCAGCGACCCCTACCTCAGCTTTGCCGCCGGTATGAACGGCCTGGCCGGACCCCTGCACGGGCTCGCCAACCAGGAAGTGATCAAGTGGATCATGGAGCTGCGCGAGGAGCTGGGTGTCGAGCTGCCCACCAAACAACAGATCGACGCCTACGTCCGCAAAACCCTCACCGAGGGGAAGGTTGTTCCCGGTTACGGACACGCCGTCCTGCGCAAGACGGACCCCCGTTTTACGGCCCAGATGGAGTTTGCCAAAAAACACATGCCGGACGATCCCCTGGTCAACACCGTTTGGAACATCTACGACACGGTGCCGGGTATCCTCAAGGAATTGGGGAAGGTCAAAAATCCCTGGCCCAACGTCGACGCCCACAGCGGCGCCCTGCTGGTCCACTACGGCCTGGTGGAATACGAATTTTACACCGTCCTTTTCGGGGTCAGCCGGGCCCTGGGCGTGCTCGCCAGCCTTTGCTGGGACCGCGCGCTGAATTTCCCGCTCGAACGTCCCAAGTCGGTCACCACGGACTCCGTCCACAAGTGGCTGAAGGGCGAGGGGGAGATCTGGGGCGAATAA
- a CDS encoding EamA family transporter, with translation MWWLFALLSAFFAALTALFAKMGVKGIDSDLATAIRTLVILFIAWGIVVYKGVGREAASLTRENWIFLVLSGCATGLSWIFYFRALQLGRVSQVAPVDKLSVAIAILLSVIFLKDVLTWKTAIGAGLIIGGTFVLIL, from the coding sequence ATGTGGTGGCTTTTTGCGTTACTCTCCGCTTTCTTCGCCGCGCTCACCGCCCTCTTCGCCAAGATGGGTGTCAAAGGCATCGACTCGGACCTGGCCACCGCCATACGAACGCTGGTCATCCTCTTTATCGCCTGGGGCATCGTTGTCTACAAAGGTGTGGGCCGCGAAGCCGCGTCCCTGACCCGGGAGAACTGGATCTTTCTCGTCCTGTCGGGCTGCGCCACCGGTCTCTCCTGGATCTTTTATTTCCGCGCTCTTCAACTGGGGAGGGTTTCCCAGGTGGCGCCCGTCGACAAGCTCAGCGTGGCGATCGCCATCCTCCTGTCGGTCATCTTCCTGAAAGATGTCCTGACCTGGAAAACGGCGATCGGCGCCGGCCTTATTATTGGGGGGACGTTTGTGTTGATATTATAA
- a CDS encoding outer membrane beta-barrel protein yields the protein MRHFLFVPILLFSLGAAAQTQTGRWDVSVSAGPAIPFGSFAKTSTTNANSQYALTGWDAQVQVNYKIITGINLSFLVGHQDNGFDNGQLYPPTNYSSYSSWRVMVGPSFRWFPGDQQKWAFTARILGGAQWSGSNEYQGFGDAPFTFQTGVGVQYNLTKRWYLTATGDIVTAKYKRTVNESTLTGPRSSINTGIGIGVSL from the coding sequence ATGAGGCACTTTCTTTTTGTACCCATTCTTCTTTTCTCTTTAGGCGCCGCCGCACAAACGCAAACCGGGCGCTGGGACGTATCCGTATCCGCGGGACCGGCAATCCCCTTTGGGAGTTTTGCCAAAACGAGTACGACGAACGCCAACAGCCAATACGCGCTGACAGGCTGGGATGCACAAGTCCAGGTCAACTACAAGATCATTACGGGCATCAACCTGTCCTTCCTGGTGGGGCACCAGGACAACGGGTTTGACAACGGCCAGCTCTATCCGCCCACCAATTACTCGTCCTATTCCTCGTGGCGGGTGATGGTGGGACCCTCTTTCCGCTGGTTCCCTGGCGACCAGCAGAAATGGGCCTTTACGGCCCGTATCCTGGGCGGAGCCCAGTGGTCCGGATCGAACGAATACCAGGGGTTCGGCGATGCGCCGTTTACGTTTCAGACGGGCGTGGGTGTACAATATAACCTTACCAAGAGGTGGTACCTGACGGCAACGGGCGATATTGTAACGGCGAAGTATAAAAGAACCGTCAATGAGTCGACCCTGACGGGGCCGAGGAGTTCCATCAATACGGGCATAGGTATAGGCGTTTCCCTATGA
- a CDS encoding outer membrane beta-barrel protein: MKPFLLFVTMLLSSGASAQKWSVALSAGPAFPTGNFSKADPDIVSGNASTGLDIQAQTTYRVYRRWGMSVLAGYQHNGDGWVPSSSRGEYYQFWKLLAGPVYQLPLTSDWALTARALAGVERLTPLEGPRPTPFTWGGGLGARYALHKRWFIQATADYLEADYRHQETIYANNALFFSSRVHYAYNSVSTAVGLGYSL, encoded by the coding sequence ATGAAACCATTTCTACTCTTCGTGACAATGTTATTGTCGTCGGGAGCATCTGCACAAAAATGGAGTGTTGCCCTTTCGGCAGGCCCCGCTTTTCCCACCGGCAATTTTTCAAAGGCCGACCCGGACATCGTCAGCGGGAACGCCAGCACGGGTCTGGACATCCAGGCCCAAACCACGTACCGGGTGTACCGTCGCTGGGGGATGAGCGTCCTTGCCGGTTACCAACACAATGGCGACGGGTGGGTGCCCTCTTCTTCCAGGGGTGAGTACTACCAGTTTTGGAAGCTGCTGGCGGGACCGGTATACCAGCTTCCGCTCACCAGCGACTGGGCCCTCACGGCCCGGGCCCTGGCCGGGGTAGAACGTCTGACACCCCTGGAAGGACCGCGACCCACCCCTTTTACCTGGGGGGGCGGTCTGGGCGCGCGGTATGCCTTGCATAAACGCTGGTTTATCCAGGCGACCGCGGACTACCTGGAAGCAGATTACCGTCACCAGGAAACCATCTATGCCAACAACGCCCTGTTTTTTAGCAGCCGGGTGCATTACGCGTATAACTCTGTCAGTACAGCCGTGGGGCTGGGGTATTCACTGTAA
- a CDS encoding AsmA family protein, whose product MKKILIKALKITGISIGSLLVLMFFLPVLFPGFVSTKIKAWASHAIVGELNFSKARLSFFNHFPSLTLTLYDFSLKGSAPFQNDTLVAADQVALGVNLASVFSKSIDINEIYLTKGNIHVLINEKGEANYNVYKSDTTTKAASSSDTSGASLKIQRIQLDGTDLVYDDRSIPLLITCDNLNYLGKGNLAQDIFDLESNIQVDTFDLDYNKQHYIGSKRLGADLVTRINTKSLSFIFEKNDLRINSLPVQLKGRFDFLQEGYSMDFQLNSNATNLHDIFTALPPEYAGWLDSTDLRGDATMGASLTGKYNSKTGAMPDLDFHMTVRNGYVNNNKAPKPIEHVFLNLDSKIPGLNPDSFFVHIDSLYFTLGQGYFSSVLRLKGLNAPSLFAHVRTSMDLGDWDRAFGLAPYDLKGRLTLALDADGQYATKVVRKGLRELDTVVTSIPSFRLNAALDDGSFKYARLPKAVEGIALRLSADCPTHNYRDMHLGLDSLRARVLSDVLDGRLKANYASGALALDGGLHSVLHLSDIPQFYPLDSLELAGNLSTDVTVHGTYDPGHHLFPVTTAHLDLADGRVQTKYYPHPIDNIQVSAVVINTTGTMHSLQVRLTPVSFRFEDQPFTLKANLSDFDNLRYSVQSNGVIDLGKLYQVFARPGMDVKGLIRTNLSLKGLQSDASAGHYDRLNNSGTMELEQISFTSDMFPKPLNIQTGLFRFDQEKMWFDRFKASYGSSKFSLDGYLSNLVAYATQPNAPLSGQFTLKSPLVVVDELMAYKGATPTPVPASSAGSATGASDAKSGAAPSGSTGVVLVPGNLSLALDAHIGQVRYNGLTLDSCKGAVRIDSGKVNLQQLAFTLIGAPVTMDATYGSKNPQRAFFTYHINAQNFNIRRAYNEVKLFHDLATSASKADGIVSLDYQIGGDLDANMHPILPSLTGGGTLSIADVKVHGLKIFGAVSKATGKDSVNNPHLSKVAIKSTIARNIITIERTRMRVLGFRPRFEGQVGLDGKLNLQFRLGLPPLGIIGIPMTITGTEDNPQVHLRREKKEDELQGEDADQK is encoded by the coding sequence ATGAAAAAAATACTTATTAAGGCGCTGAAAATAACGGGCATCTCCATTGGCAGCCTGCTCGTTCTGATGTTCTTTTTACCGGTCCTTTTCCCCGGTTTTGTGTCGACAAAAATAAAAGCCTGGGCCTCCCATGCCATCGTCGGCGAGCTGAATTTCTCCAAGGCGAGGTTGTCGTTTTTCAATCATTTTCCCTCCCTTACCCTGACGCTGTATGACTTTTCCCTGAAAGGGTCGGCCCCTTTTCAAAACGATACCCTGGTGGCCGCCGACCAGGTGGCGCTCGGGGTCAACCTTGCTTCTGTTTTCTCCAAAAGCATAGACATCAACGAGATTTACCTGACGAAAGGGAATATCCACGTCCTTATTAATGAAAAGGGCGAGGCCAACTATAACGTCTATAAATCCGATACGACCACGAAGGCCGCTTCCAGCAGCGATACCAGCGGCGCCTCGCTCAAGATCCAGCGGATACAACTCGACGGCACCGACCTCGTCTATGACGACCGGTCCATCCCTTTGCTCATCACCTGCGACAACCTCAACTACCTGGGCAAGGGCAACCTGGCCCAGGACATTTTCGACCTGGAGTCCAACATCCAGGTAGATACCTTCGACCTCGACTATAACAAACAGCACTATATCGGTTCCAAGCGGCTGGGCGCCGACCTGGTGACCCGGATCAACACCAAGTCACTGTCGTTCATCTTCGAGAAAAACGACCTGCGCATTAACAGCCTCCCGGTCCAGCTCAAGGGGCGCTTTGACTTTCTCCAGGAAGGCTACAGCATGGACTTCCAGCTCAATTCAAACGCGACCAACCTCCACGACATCTTTACCGCGCTGCCCCCCGAATACGCAGGCTGGCTGGACAGTACCGACCTCCGGGGCGACGCCACCATGGGCGCCTCCCTCACGGGCAAGTACAATTCCAAGACGGGCGCGATGCCCGACCTCGATTTCCACATGACCGTCCGGAACGGTTATGTCAACAACAACAAGGCGCCCAAACCCATCGAACACGTTTTTCTCAACCTGGACTCGAAGATCCCCGGGCTCAACCCCGACAGTTTCTTTGTCCATATCGACTCGTTGTATTTCACGCTGGGCCAGGGGTATTTTTCGTCCGTGCTTCGACTAAAGGGCCTCAACGCCCCCAGCCTCTTTGCGCATGTCCGCACGTCCATGGACCTGGGGGACTGGGACCGGGCCTTTGGTCTCGCGCCCTATGACCTCAAAGGGCGGCTGACCCTGGCCCTCGATGCAGACGGGCAGTACGCCACGAAGGTTGTCCGTAAAGGGCTGCGGGAGCTCGACACCGTGGTGACGAGCATTCCGTCGTTCCGCTTGAACGCCGCCCTGGACGACGGATCTTTCAAATACGCTCGTTTACCAAAGGCCGTCGAGGGGATCGCCCTCCGGCTGTCTGCCGATTGCCCGACGCATAACTACCGCGACATGCACCTGGGTTTGGACAGCCTGCGCGCCCGGGTGCTAAGTGATGTGTTGGACGGCCGGTTGAAGGCGAACTACGCATCGGGGGCACTTGCGCTCGATGGGGGGCTTCATAGCGTCCTTCACTTGTCGGACATTCCGCAGTTCTATCCCCTGGACAGCCTCGAACTGGCGGGCAACCTTTCTACCGACGTAACGGTCCACGGGACCTATGACCCCGGGCACCACCTTTTCCCGGTGACCACCGCCCACCTGGACCTTGCGGACGGCCGCGTGCAAACAAAGTATTATCCCCACCCCATCGACAACATCCAGGTCAGCGCCGTGGTGATCAACACCACCGGTACGATGCACTCCCTCCAGGTCCGGCTCACACCGGTGTCGTTCCGGTTCGAGGACCAGCCCTTTACGCTAAAGGCTAACCTCTCCGATTTCGACAACCTGCGCTATTCGGTACAGTCCAACGGCGTCATCGACCTGGGCAAACTATACCAGGTCTTTGCCCGGCCCGGCATGGACGTCAAGGGGCTTATCCGCACCAACCTTTCGCTCAAAGGCCTTCAAAGCGACGCCAGCGCAGGACACTACGACCGTTTGAACAATTCCGGCACCATGGAGCTGGAGCAGATCTCGTTCACCTCCGACATGTTCCCTAAACCGCTTAATATCCAAACCGGGCTTTTCCGGTTTGACCAGGAGAAGATGTGGTTTGACCGGTTTAAGGCTTCCTACGGCAGCAGCAAGTTCTCTCTGGATGGGTATCTGTCCAATCTCGTGGCGTATGCGACGCAGCCTAACGCGCCGCTGAGCGGGCAGTTTACGCTGAAGAGTCCGTTGGTGGTGGTCGATGAGCTGATGGCCTACAAAGGGGCGACGCCGACGCCCGTTCCGGCATCTTCGGCGGGCAGCGCCACCGGCGCTTCGGACGCGAAGTCGGGCGCGGCCCCTTCGGGCTCCACCGGCGTCGTCCTCGTCCCCGGCAACCTCTCCCTCGCCCTCGACGCCCACATCGGCCAGGTCCGCTACAACGGCCTCACCCTCGACAGTTGTAAGGGCGCCGTCCGCATCGACAGTGGCAAGGTCAACCTGCAACAACTGGCCTTTACCCTGATCGGCGCGCCCGTCACCATGGACGCTACCTATGGTAGCAAAAATCCACAGCGGGCGTTTTTTACTTACCACATCAACGCCCAGAACTTTAACATCCGCCGGGCTTACAACGAAGTCAAGCTGTTCCATGACCTGGCCACTTCCGCGTCCAAAGCGGACGGGATCGTATCTCTCGACTACCAGATCGGGGGCGACCTTGACGCCAATATGCATCCCATCCTGCCCTCCCTCACGGGCGGCGGCACCTTGTCGATCGCCGACGTCAAAGTACATGGACTAAAGATTTTCGGCGCGGTGAGTAAGGCCACGGGCAAGGACAGCGTCAACAACCCCCACCTGAGCAAGGTGGCGATCAAGTCCACCATAGCCCGCAACATCATCACCATCGAACGCACCCGCATGCGCGTGCTGGGCTTCCGTCCCCGTTTTGAAGGACAGGTCGGTCTGGACGGGAAGCTCAACCTCCAGTTCCGGTTGGGACTGCCACCCTTAGGAATCATCGGCATCCCGATGACCATCACCGGCACCGAAGACAATCCGCAGGTACACCTCCGGCGGGAAAAGAAGGAGGACGAACTACAAGGAGAGGACGCCGACCAAAAGTAA
- a CDS encoding YdeI/OmpD-associated family protein, producing MITFKAVIEQFQDMGEKTGWRYIRVPAAASAKLQPGRKTSFRVKGFLDEHPIEGVALIPMGEGEFIIAINAQMRKAVRKQKGATLSVRLELDEKPFVICADLMESLQDEPKALAFFKTLPPGHQRYFSKWIDSAKTEPTRVKRIAQAVNALSRSLGYSGMLRALKAEQG from the coding sequence ATGATCACCTTTAAGGCCGTCATCGAGCAGTTTCAGGACATGGGGGAGAAAACGGGTTGGCGCTATATCCGGGTTCCGGCCGCCGCCAGCGCCAAACTGCAACCCGGCCGAAAAACCAGTTTCCGGGTAAAAGGCTTCCTGGACGAGCATCCGATCGAAGGGGTCGCCCTCATTCCCATGGGAGAGGGGGAATTTATCATCGCCATCAACGCCCAGATGCGCAAGGCGGTGCGCAAACAAAAGGGAGCTACCCTCAGCGTCCGGCTCGAATTGGATGAAAAACCTTTTGTGATTTGCGCGGATTTAATGGAATCTTTGCAGGACGAACCAAAGGCCCTCGCCTTTTTCAAAACGCTTCCCCCCGGCCACCAGCGCTATTTTAGCAAATGGATCGACAGCGCCAAAACGGAACCTACGCGAGTCAAGCGGATTGCGCAGGCCGTCAACGCTTTATCACGATCCCTGGGTTATTCGGGCATGTTGCGCGCGCTAAAGGCGGAGCAGGGCTAA
- a CDS encoding potassium-transporting ATPase subunit F codes for MILTLFILSIAVFLYLLYVLVKPEKF; via the coding sequence ATGATCCTCACCCTTTTTATCCTCTCCATTGCGGTGTTTTTATACCTGTTGTACGTACTGGTAAAACCGGAAAAATTCTAA
- the kdpA gene encoding potassium-transporting ATPase subunit KdpA, with the protein MNTEIAGIIATFLAAVLLAYPLGRYIAKVFAGERTLLDFFSPVERFIYKVCGIDPHKKMDWKEFLKAMLTINLVWFVYAFFMFLFQSHLPFNPDGNPDMTPDLSFNTAISFVVNCNLQDYSGETGVTYLTQLFVITFLQFVSAAVGIACLVGVFNALREKTTNNLGNFWVLLVKTTTRILIPLCVVVAVLLAFNGTPTSFDGKDTITTVQGDTVQVSRGPAAGMIAIKHIGTNGGGWYGANSAHPLENPNYFTNMLEMVAQLIIPLAMVFALGFYIRRKKFAYVIFGVMTVGTLCLLIPTVITEIHGNPLIAHLGIAQPGGATEGKEVRFGAAASGFWSIITTIISTGSVNSMHDSSMALSGLMQILAMLVNAFYGGCGVGLLNYYIYIIITVFIAGLMVGRTPEFLGHKVEAREVKIAALVTLLSAFIIKVGTALAAYYNVHHPNVNWATKPSAWLGNPGYHGFTEMLYQYTSSNANNGSGLAGLTANNPFWNIGTGIAMILGRFLPIIGPVAIAGILARKKYVPESAGTLRVDSYTFGATTFAVIIIITALSYFPPLALGPIAEYLSIK; encoded by the coding sequence ATGAACACAGAAATTGCAGGTATCATCGCCACTTTCCTCGCCGCCGTCCTCCTGGCGTATCCCCTGGGACGGTACATCGCCAAGGTTTTTGCGGGCGAAAGGACCCTTCTTGACTTTTTTAGCCCCGTGGAACGCTTCATCTACAAGGTCTGCGGGATCGACCCACATAAAAAGATGGACTGGAAGGAATTCCTAAAGGCCATGCTCACCATCAACCTCGTTTGGTTCGTATATGCCTTTTTTATGTTCCTTTTCCAGTCCCACCTTCCCTTCAACCCGGACGGGAACCCGGACATGACGCCGGACCTCAGTTTTAATACGGCAATCAGCTTCGTGGTGAACTGTAACCTCCAGGACTATTCGGGGGAAACCGGGGTCACCTACCTCACCCAGCTTTTTGTCATCACCTTCCTCCAGTTTGTCAGCGCGGCCGTCGGGATCGCCTGCCTGGTGGGTGTGTTTAACGCCCTCCGGGAAAAGACCACGAACAACCTCGGGAACTTCTGGGTCCTCCTGGTCAAGACCACCACGCGCATCCTGATTCCCCTGTGTGTCGTCGTTGCCGTGCTCCTGGCCTTTAACGGGACGCCCACCAGTTTTGACGGGAAGGATACGATCACGACCGTCCAGGGGGATACCGTCCAGGTCTCCCGCGGCCCGGCGGCCGGGATGATCGCCATCAAACACATCGGCACCAACGGCGGGGGCTGGTACGGGGCCAACTCCGCACACCCCCTCGAAAACCCCAACTATTTCACCAATATGCTGGAAATGGTCGCCCAGTTGATCATTCCGCTGGCCATGGTGTTTGCCCTCGGCTTCTATATCCGCCGGAAGAAATTCGCCTATGTCATTTTCGGGGTGATGACCGTGGGAACCCTTTGTTTACTCATACCCACCGTGATCACCGAAATCCACGGCAACCCGCTCATCGCCCACCTGGGGATCGCCCAGCCGGGCGGGGCCACGGAGGGTAAGGAGGTCCGCTTCGGCGCGGCCGCCTCGGGTTTCTGGAGCATCATCACGACGATCATCTCGACCGGTTCGGTCAACTCCATGCACGACAGCTCCATGGCGCTGTCCGGCCTGATGCAGATCCTGGCAATGCTCGTCAACGCCTTCTACGGCGGTTGCGGGGTCGGGCTCCTTAACTATTACATCTACATCATCATCACCGTATTTATTGCGGGGCTGATGGTCGGCCGTACGCCGGAGTTCCTGGGCCACAAGGTCGAAGCCCGCGAGGTCAAAATCGCCGCCCTTGTCACGCTGCTCAGCGCCTTTATCATCAAGGTGGGGACGGCGCTGGCGGCGTACTACAACGTCCACCATCCCAACGTCAACTGGGCCACAAAGCCCTCGGCCTGGCTGGGCAACCCGGGCTACCACGGGTTCACCGAAATGCTCTACCAGTACACGTCCAGCAACGCCAACAACGGCAGCGGGCTGGCGGGGCTGACGGCCAACAACCCTTTCTGGAACATCGGGACGGGGATCGCCATGATCCTCGGCCGGTTCCTGCCGATCATCGGACCGGTGGCCATCGCGGGGATATTGGCAAGGAAAAAATACGTACCCGAATCCGCAGGCACGCTTCGCGTCGACTCTTACACCTTCGGCGCCACCACGTTTGCCGTGATCATAATCATTACTGCGCTTTCGTACTTCCCGCCCCTGGCCCTCGGCCCGATCGCGGAATACCTGAGCATTAAATAA